A window of Campylobacter pinnipediorum subsp. pinnipediorum contains these coding sequences:
- the radA gene encoding DNA repair protein RadA: protein MAKSKSVFECQACGNQQSKWIGKCPNCGAWDSFIELSKEQIKTTQELSKLITQNTRAVSIDKIEIESINRFSTGDFELDLVLGGGVVEGSLVLIGGSPGIGKSTLLLKIASNLSKDGKKTLYVSGEESASQIKLRADRLNAIDKNLYLLTEIIVENIIAEVKKSEYKILIIDSIQTLYSEKINSAPGSISQVREITFELMRLAKNENISVFIIGHITKEGSIAGPRVLEHMVDVVLYFEGDASRELRMLRGFKNRFGSTSEVGIFEMSKNGLVSATEISSKFFTRGSAISGSAITIIMEGSRALSVEIQALVCESAYPKRSSTGYEKNRLDMLLALLERKLEIPLGHYDVFINVSGGVKITETAADLAVVAAIISSFRNRPISKESVFIGELSLNGEIRDVFNIDQRLKEAKTQKFKNAIIPTKPLEPQGLKCFYTKDITKVLDWM, encoded by the coding sequence ATGGCTAAATCAAAAAGCGTATTTGAATGTCAAGCTTGTGGAAATCAACAAAGTAAATGGATAGGAAAATGTCCAAATTGCGGAGCTTGGGATAGCTTTATAGAATTAAGTAAAGAGCAAATCAAAACCACACAAGAACTTTCAAAACTAATAACACAAAACACAAGAGCTGTAAGCATTGACAAGATAGAAATAGAAAGCATAAATAGATTTAGCACTGGTGATTTTGAGCTTGATTTAGTCCTTGGAGGCGGAGTAGTTGAAGGCTCTTTGGTGCTAATAGGTGGAAGTCCAGGCATAGGCAAATCAACCTTACTTCTTAAAATAGCCTCAAATCTTTCAAAAGATGGTAAAAAGACACTTTATGTAAGTGGCGAAGAGAGTGCTTCACAAATAAAATTAAGAGCAGATAGACTAAACGCAATAGATAAAAATTTATATCTTTTAACTGAAATCATAGTTGAAAACATAATAGCAGAAGTCAAAAAAAGCGAATATAAAATTCTTATAATAGACTCTATCCAAACATTATATAGCGAAAAAATAAACTCGGCACCCGGCTCAATCTCGCAAGTTAGAGAGATAACATTTGAACTTATGAGACTTGCAAAAAATGAAAATATCTCTGTTTTTATCATAGGCCATATCACAAAAGAAGGCTCCATAGCTGGTCCTAGAGTGCTTGAACATATGGTTGATGTCGTATTGTATTTTGAAGGCGATGCATCAAGAGAGCTAAGAATGCTAAGAGGATTTAAAAATCGTTTTGGTTCAACAAGTGAAGTTGGGATATTTGAAATGAGTAAAAATGGACTTGTTAGTGCTACAGAAATTTCAAGTAAATTTTTTACAAGAGGAAGTGCGATAAGCGGAAGTGCGATAACCATAATAATGGAAGGTTCTCGTGCTTTAAGTGTTGAGATTCAAGCATTGGTTTGTGAAAGCGCATACCCAAAAAGAAGCTCAACCGGATATGAAAAAAATCGTTTAGATATGCTTTTAGCATTACTTGAAAGAAAACTTGAAATTCCACTCGGACATTATGATGTCTTTATAAATGTTTCAGGTGGTGTAAAAATAACAGAAACAGCAGCTGATTTAGCAGTAGTTGCAGCAATAATATCAAGTTTTAGAAATAGACCTATAAGCAAAGAGAGTGTGTTTATAGGAGAACTTAGTCTAAATGGCGAAATAAGAGATGTATTTAATATAGACCAACGCTTAAAAGAGGCAAAAACACAAAAATTTAAAAATGCAATCATACCTACAAAACCACTTGAACCACAAGGTTTAAAATGCTTTTATACAAAAGATATAACAAAGGTACTTGATTGGATGTAA
- a CDS encoding DedA family protein: MQDMLSNLSTYGYLLLFLYSLGGGMVAIIAAGVLSYMGKMDLNISIIVACAANFIGDNILFYIGRYNKAMLMPYLKNQKRKLAYSQILMKKHGNKMIFIQKYIYGVKTLIPITIGLTKYSFKKFIILNLVASVLWALLLGNLSYYAGDFVVNIEDYFGNYSWSMPVFLFVLFGSIWLFLDKKTKKVSK; this comes from the coding sequence ATGCAAGATATGCTTTCAAATTTGTCTACATATGGATATTTATTATTATTTTTATACTCATTAGGCGGTGGGATGGTTGCTATTATAGCGGCTGGAGTGTTAAGCTATATGGGTAAAATGGATTTAAATATAAGTATAATAGTTGCTTGTGCTGCTAATTTTATAGGAGATAATATACTTTTTTATATTGGTAGATATAATAAAGCTATGCTAATGCCTTATTTAAAAAATCAAAAAAGAAAATTAGCCTATTCTCAAATCTTAATGAAAAAACACGGTAATAAGATGATTTTTATTCAAAAATATATATATGGTGTAAAAACTCTTATTCCAATAACAATAGGATTAACTAAATATTCATTTAAAAAATTTATTATATTAAATCTCGTAGCTTCTGTCTTGTGGGCATTATTGCTTGGAAATTTGAGTTATTATGCTGGAGATTTTGTAGTTAATATAGAAGATTATTTTGGGAATTATAGTTGGTCAATGCCTGTTTTTTTATTTGTTTTATTTGGCAGTATTTGGTTATTTTTAGATAAAAAAACAAAGAAAGTGTCAAAATGA
- a CDS encoding lipid-binding SYLF domain-containing protein, with product MLNKFLFCKIFSFFIIISTSCFASEEILLDCANSFIMTYRANKSAPFKNLLQNSKAILIFPSVKKIGFLFGGMSGKGIMVLDPVGNNKEILTVGIGGGSLGLQVGYSDSTLVLFILNSAIISDIKDSKIVISTDANFAFGDINGGYKDIKDFQFSKDIYAYATDSGFFAGASFGGAVISLTNEHFRKNGYGYLQLQNALNGFGE from the coding sequence ATGCTAAATAAGTTTTTATTCTGTAAAATATTTTCTTTTTTTATTATAATAAGCACATCTTGTTTTGCTTCTGAGGAAATTTTACTCGATTGTGCTAATTCATTTATAATGACATATAGAGCAAATAAATCGGCTCCGTTTAAAAATCTTTTACAAAATTCTAAAGCTATTTTAATATTTCCAAGCGTTAAAAAAATCGGATTTTTATTTGGTGGTATGTCAGGTAAAGGTATTATGGTTTTAGACCCTGTAGGTAACAATAAAGAAATTTTAACTGTTGGTATTGGTGGTGGAAGTTTGGGGTTGCAAGTTGGATACTCTGATAGTACTCTTGTTCTTTTTATATTAAATAGTGCGATTATATCTGATATAAAAGATAGCAAGATAGTAATAAGTACTGATGCTAATTTTGCATTCGGTGATATAAATGGAGGATATAAAGATATAAAAGATTTTCAGTTTTCAAAAGATATATATGCTTATGCCACCGATAGTGGTTTTTTTGCTGGTGCAAGTTTTGGAGGTGCTGTTATAAGCTTAACTAATGAACATTTTAGAAAAAATGGATATGGTTATTTGCAGTTACAAAATGCTTTAAATGGATTTGGTGAATAG
- a CDS encoding F0F1 ATP synthase subunit A encodes MKDLFLFSDLIYHSHSFVYVFHFLLVVVLIVLVAKMSSSKMQLVPSGVQNIVEAYLEGVMSMSQNTLGSEKLARKYLPLVATIGLVVFFGNAIGIIPGFESPTSSLNLTLTLALIVFFYYHFEGIRENGFFKYFKHFMGPSKILAPLMFPIEIISHISRIISLSFRLFGNIKGDDLFLLVMLTLAPFFAPLPAYALLTLMAVLQAFIFMMLTLVYLAGAVAIEEH; translated from the coding sequence ATGAAAGACTTATTTTTATTTTCGGATTTGATTTATCATAGCCATTCTTTTGTCTATGTATTTCATTTTTTGCTTGTAGTTGTGTTGATTGTTCTTGTTGCTAAAATGTCTTCTTCTAAGATGCAACTTGTTCCAAGCGGTGTTCAAAATATAGTAGAAGCTTATCTTGAAGGTGTTATGTCTATGAGTCAAAATACTCTAGGAAGTGAAAAATTAGCTAGAAAATATCTGCCTTTAGTCGCAACTATAGGATTAGTTGTATTTTTTGGAAATGCTATAGGTATCATACCAGGGTTTGAATCTCCTACGTCTAGCTTGAATTTAACCCTTACATTAGCTTTAATTGTATTTTTTTATTATCACTTTGAAGGCATAAGAGAAAATGGATTTTTTAAATATTTTAAACACTTTATGGGTCCTAGTAAAATTTTAGCTCCGTTAATGTTTCCTATAGAGATAATATCTCATATATCTAGGATTATATCTTTATCTTTTCGTCTATTTGGAAATATAAAGGGTGATGATTTGTTTTTGCTTGTTATGCTTACACTTGCACCATTTTTTGCGCCATTGCCAGCATATGCACTACTTACATTGATGGCTGTATTACAAGCTTTTATATTTATGATGCTTACTCTTGTTTATCTTGCTGGCGCTGTTGCGATAGAAGAACATTAA
- the rny gene encoding ribonuclease Y: protein MIEIFVGLGAGAIGAGVGYLVAKKINDANYNIFLEQAKAKAKAIEYEAEIILKNSKISVQEAEFEAKKKYDEKTVKLQKDYTVKFDELSKKEQILSNEKELLNSDKLVVEREKNDAKITYEEGVSLKNTYKDKVAEALKVLEHAAGLTEDEAKDIVLKKVEENSRAEIAHIVRKYEEEAKKEAKKKANYILAQATSRFAGEFAAERLINVVNIKNDELKGRIIGKEGRNIKTLEMVLGVDIIIDDTPNAIILSSFNLYRRAIATRVIELLVEDGRIQPARIEDLYKKVTEEFEQSIQEEGENIVMDLGLNKIHPEIIKLIGKLKFRASYGQNALAHSLEVAHLAGIIAAEIGGDEKLAKRAGILHDIGKALTHDFEGSHVDLGADVCKRYKEHPVVINAIYAHHGHEEALSIESAAVCAADVLSAARPGARREVLESFLKRVEEIENIAKTKDGIKQAYAINAGREIRVIANAKLVNDDEAVLLSKEIASEIEDKVQYPGEIKVNVIRETRAINYAK, encoded by the coding sequence ATGATAGAAATTTTTGTAGGATTGGGGGCTGGTGCCATTGGCGCTGGAGTAGGATATCTTGTAGCCAAAAAGATAAATGACGCAAATTATAATATTTTTTTAGAACAAGCAAAAGCAAAAGCAAAAGCTATAGAATATGAAGCTGAAATTATTTTAAAAAATTCAAAAATTTCAGTTCAAGAGGCTGAATTTGAAGCTAAAAAAAAATATGATGAAAAAACAGTAAAGCTTCAAAAAGACTATACTGTAAAATTTGATGAATTAAGTAAAAAAGAGCAAATTTTGTCAAATGAAAAAGAGCTTTTAAATAGTGATAAATTAGTAGTTGAAAGAGAAAAAAATGACGCTAAGATAACTTATGAAGAGGGGGTTAGTTTAAAAAATACCTATAAAGATAAAGTTGCAGAAGCATTAAAGGTTTTAGAACACGCTGCTGGTCTTACAGAAGATGAAGCCAAAGATATAGTCTTAAAAAAAGTAGAAGAAAACAGTAGAGCAGAAATAGCTCATATAGTAAGAAAATATGAAGAAGAAGCTAAAAAAGAAGCTAAGAAAAAAGCAAATTATATACTAGCACAAGCTACTTCGCGTTTTGCTGGAGAGTTTGCCGCTGAAAGGCTTATTAATGTTGTCAATATTAAAAACGATGAGTTAAAAGGTAGAATAATAGGCAAAGAGGGTAGAAATATAAAGACTCTAGAGATGGTTTTAGGTGTTGATATAATCATAGATGATACTCCAAATGCTATTATACTCAGCAGTTTTAACCTTTACCGTAGAGCTATTGCTACTAGGGTTATTGAATTATTGGTTGAAGATGGAAGAATACAACCAGCTAGAATAGAAGATTTGTATAAAAAAGTAACTGAAGAGTTTGAACAAAGTATACAAGAAGAGGGTGAAAATATAGTAATGGATCTTGGTCTTAATAAAATTCATCCAGAGATAATCAAACTTATAGGAAAGCTTAAATTTAGAGCTAGTTATGGTCAAAATGCGTTAGCACATAGTCTTGAAGTCGCACATCTTGCCGGAATTATAGCAGCAGAAATCGGTGGCGATGAAAAACTTGCAAAAAGAGCCGGTATACTTCACGATATAGGCAAAGCTTTAACACATGATTTTGAAGGATCTCATGTTGATTTGGGTGCTGATGTTTGCAAAAGATACAAAGAGCACCCAGTTGTTATAAATGCTATTTATGCACATCACGGACACGAAGAAGCTTTAAGTATAGAAAGCGCAGCTGTTTGTGCAGCAGATGTTCTAAGTGCAGCAAGACCAGGTGCTAGAAGAGAAGTTTTAGAAAGCTTCTTAAAACGTGTGGAGGAGATAGAAAACATAGCAAAAACAAAAGATGGTATAAAACAAGCTTATGCTATCAATGCTGGTCGTGAAATCAGAGTTATAGCAAATGCTAAACTAGTAAATGATGATGAAGCAGTTTTGTTATCAAAAGAGATAGCATCCGAGATAGAGGATAAAGTTCAATATCCTGGTGAAATTAAAGTAAATGTAATAAGAGAGACAAGAGCTATTAACTATGCTAAATAA
- a CDS encoding TlpA family protein disulfide reductase — protein sequence MKIKNLILLISIFLFVSCGQKEDKKKNNDTNSTTVKKIKTEEKQEEKLDNNITLTTLENKTIQLMVENGKISIKNNEKATLFVFFATWCPPCKVEIPHLNNLNDKFKKELNIIGVLLENKQADEMKKFADSYRIKYDITIGSGNFLLEKAIGGVIGLPFSILYKPNGEHSITYTGLVPEEMLETDILKAIK from the coding sequence ATGAAAATTAAAAATTTAATACTATTAATCTCAATTTTCTTATTTGTAAGTTGTGGTCAAAAAGAAGATAAAAAGAAAAATAATGATACAAACAGCACAACAGTTAAAAAGATAAAAACAGAAGAAAAACAAGAGGAAAAATTAGATAATAATATAACATTAACAACTCTTGAAAATAAAACAATACAACTAATGGTAGAAAATGGTAAAATTTCAATAAAAAATAATGAAAAAGCGACATTATTTGTATTTTTTGCTACTTGGTGTCCTCCTTGTAAAGTTGAAATACCACACCTTAATAACTTGAACGATAAATTTAAAAAAGAACTAAACATAATAGGTGTTTTATTAGAAAACAAACAAGCTGATGAGATGAAAAAATTTGCTGATAGTTATAGAATAAAATATGATATTACAATAGGAAGTGGAAATTTTTTACTTGAAAAAGCCATAGGTGGTGTTATAGGTCTTCCATTTTCTATACTTTATAAACCAAACGGAGAACATTCTATCACTTATACCGGTCTTGTTCCTGAAGAAATGCTAGAAACTGATATTTTAAAGGCTATTAAATGA
- the ftsY gene encoding signal recognition particle-docking protein FtsY: MIDFLKKGFEKTFKIINKTKENKKITKELLEELLLEADVAYEIIEEIIYYLPPQEEVKRDDLKRVMSSYFIYEKDNSIADDKPFVDLILGVNGAGKTTTIAKLANLYKKNHKSVILGACDTFRAGAIEQLRQWAIKIDIPIVATQQGHDPSAVAFDTISSAIAKNIDRVVLDTAGRLQNQKNLANELSKIIRISAKAYEKAPHRKILILDGTQGNAGVEQAKAFNEIVSLNGVIITKLDGTPKGGALFGVARELELPILYIGVGEGVDDLIKFDPDEFLDKLLDAIFE, translated from the coding sequence ATGATAGATTTTCTAAAAAAGGGTTTTGAGAAAACATTTAAAATCATCAACAAAACAAAAGAAAACAAAAAAATAACTAAAGAATTACTTGAAGAATTGCTATTAGAAGCCGATGTAGCTTATGAAATAATTGAAGAAATCATATATTATTTACCGCCTCAAGAAGAGGTAAAAAGAGATGATTTAAAACGTGTTATGAGTAGTTATTTTATATATGAAAAAGATAACTCCATAGCCGATGATAAACCTTTTGTTGATTTAATACTTGGTGTAAATGGTGCTGGAAAAACAACAACTATAGCAAAACTAGCAAATTTATATAAAAAAAATCATAAAAGTGTGATACTTGGAGCTTGTGATACTTTTAGAGCTGGTGCAATAGAACAACTTAGACAATGGGCTATAAAAATAGATATTCCTATAGTAGCAACCCAGCAAGGACACGATCCATCAGCTGTCGCATTTGACACAATAAGCTCAGCAATAGCAAAAAATATAGATAGAGTTGTGCTAGATACAGCTGGAAGACTTCAAAATCAAAAAAACCTAGCAAATGAACTTAGTAAGATAATAAGAATTAGTGCAAAAGCTTACGAAAAAGCACCTCATAGAAAAATTTTAATACTAGATGGAACACAAGGAAATGCTGGTGTTGAACAAGCAAAAGCATTTAATGAGATAGTATCACTCAACGGAGTTATCATAACAAAACTTGATGGAACACCAAAAGGTGGAGCTTTGTTTGGTGTAGCTAGAGAGCTTGAACTCCCTATTTTATATATAGGTGTTGGCGAAGGTGTTGATGATTTGATAAAATTTGATCCAGATGAGTTTTTAGATAAACTTTTAGATGCTATATTTGAATAA
- a CDS encoding DUF945 family protein: MKKIIFIFIVFFLALLGFNYYYSNIVKDEFNSVLKYLDSRDDIRVSNIVYDKSFFNSKSFFDLAIDNSMKEEIVFHISSDINTNFLMFLLNANNKILKSNIVLEGEKNIEIATVLIKAGLFSDYKTEVNFKNFDDGIFFTKDIFINLTLNKKYEIKDLKLDVGMFNFKQNDIYLKLDKFSYDLKYNSPVPYYDIFTKIYPVKTNISQNSLDFGYMQNYIKIGKTTYKSQVKIDDNKLFSSDDMLKIDKIAVNDFYFNTISINNNINHINSTALNKILEIISKYDTKKYDTGLVNKLDLVADILENNPKYHLNFEAKNGEKNKIHADLNLEFNGFKKKNNFNYGLDNKNILNSLNLNADIKFTPTFSDFLSQLPELGIFEPMLITGGVLKQNNDNMSILVRFDKDKKDLIINDKVLLNKVIGYKK, translated from the coding sequence ATGAAAAAAATTATTTTTATTTTTATTGTGTTTTTTCTAGCTTTACTGGGATTTAATTATTATTATTCTAATATTGTAAAAGATGAGTTTAATAGTGTTTTAAAATATTTAGATTCCAGAGATGATATTAGAGTCTCAAATATCGTTTACGATAAGAGTTTTTTCAATTCAAAATCTTTTTTTGATTTGGCTATAGATAATTCTATGAAAGAAGAGATAGTTTTTCATATTAGTTCTGATATTAATACAAATTTTTTAATGTTTTTATTGAATGCAAATAATAAAATTTTAAAATCCAATATAGTTTTAGAAGGTGAAAAAAATATAGAAATTGCAACAGTTTTAATAAAAGCTGGTCTGTTTAGTGATTATAAAACAGAAGTTAATTTTAAAAATTTTGATGATGGTATATTTTTTACTAAAGATATATTTATTAATTTAACACTAAATAAAAAATATGAAATTAAAGATTTAAAATTAGATGTTGGAATGTTTAACTTTAAACAAAACGATATTTATTTAAAATTAGATAAGTTTTCTTATGACTTAAAATATAATAGTCCAGTTCCTTATTATGATATTTTTACAAAAATTTATCCAGTTAAAACTAATATTTCACAAAATAGTTTGGATTTTGGGTATATGCAAAACTATATAAAAATCGGAAAAACTACATATAAGTCACAAGTAAAAATAGATGATAATAAACTATTTTCTAGTGATGATATGCTAAAAATTGATAAAATAGCAGTTAATGATTTTTATTTTAATACTATATCTATTAATAACAATATAAATCATATCAACTCTACAGCATTGAATAAAATTTTAGAAATCATCTCAAAATATGATACGAAAAAATATGATACAGGTTTGGTAAATAAATTAGATTTAGTAGCTGATATTTTAGAAAACAATCCAAAATATCATCTTAACTTTGAGGCAAAAAATGGTGAAAAAAATAAAATACACGCGGATTTAAATTTAGAATTTAATGGATTTAAGAAGAAAAATAATTTTAATTATGGATTGGATAATAAGAATATATTAAATTCTCTTAATTTGAACGCAGATATAAAATTTACTCCAACCTTTTCTGATTTTTTATCACAACTTCCAGAACTTGGTATTTTTGAACCTATGTTAATAACAGGTGGTGTTTTAAAACAAAATAACGATAATATGAGTATTTTAGTTAGATTTGATAAAGATAAAAAAGATTTGATTATTAATGATAAGGTTTTATTAAATAAGGTTATAGGTTATAAAAAATAA
- a CDS encoding 5-formyltetrahydrofolate cyclo-ligase, whose product MSVKYTKEEIRSYNLKQIKRHVKISAKCKHYSVLNNLYSLIKHTKSKNILIYMPLEYEVDVYKLRRKLSNKCNIFMPFMVGLSLKMVKSRLPFLIDKFKVRQPINRQIFKGYLDMAIVPVIGVDLNLGRIGHGKGFYDRFFSELSHRPKIIVFVQMIDLFYNKEITQKHDISCNIYMTPRQNYIRRGKNDRNFCRIGGWCHWRWSRISCSQKDK is encoded by the coding sequence ATGAGTGTTAAATATACAAAAGAAGAGATAAGGTCTTATAATTTAAAACAGATAAAAAGACATGTCAAAATTAGTGCAAAGTGTAAACATTATTCGGTTTTAAATAATCTTTATAGTCTTATAAAGCATACTAAATCAAAAAATATTTTGATATATATGCCACTTGAATATGAAGTTGATGTATACAAGCTAAGAAGAAAATTGTCAAATAAGTGTAATATTTTTATGCCGTTTATGGTGGGTCTTAGCTTAAAAATGGTAAAATCAAGGTTGCCATTTTTAATTGATAAATTTAAAGTTAGGCAGCCTATTAATAGGCAGATATTTAAAGGTTATCTTGATATGGCTATAGTGCCAGTTATTGGAGTTGATTTGAATCTAGGCAGGATAGGTCATGGTAAGGGTTTTTATGATAGATTTTTTTCAGAGCTTAGCCATCGTCCAAAAATTATTGTTTTTGTGCAAATGATAGATCTATTTTATAATAAAGAAATAACACAAAAACATGATATATCTTGCAATATATATATGACTCCAAGGCAAAATTATATAAGAAGAGGAAAAAATGATAGAAATTTTTGTAGGATTGGGGGCTGGTGCCATTGGCGCTGGAGTAGGATATCTTGTAGCCAAAAAGATAAATGA
- the purL gene encoding phosphoribosylformylglycinamidine synthase subunit PurL: MDKATVKAHKISDLEYENILKILGREPNLLELGIFSAMWSEHCSYKSSKKYLNGFPTKAPWVIQGPGENAGVIDIGDGYAAIFKMESHNHPSFIEPYQGAATGVGGILRDVFTMGARVVANMNSLRFGNIIGNDSVARHHRYLLKGCVSGIGHYGNCMGIPTVGGEISFDESFNGNILVNAFALGVCKNDEIFYAKAEGVGNSVMYVGSKTGRDGLGGAVMASDSFTDENKSLRPTVQVGDPFAEKLLLEACLELFKHDYIVGIQDMGAAGLTSSSFEMAGNSGSGMKMHLDLVPMREDKMTPYELMLSESQERMLICAKKGYEDKIKEIFNKWDLDAEVIGEVTDTGKMELFWHNELVGEIPIEPLSNSAPVLDRPTKKPNYIDEIKDIKLENFEKVSNEIAFDKLLKDVHVVNKSFVYDQYDANIQTNTIKQPGFLGASTIRVKQTKRAIAMAAECSPRHNYVNPKIGAAMAVASSGRKIAMSGAMPLAITDCLNYGNPENPEVMWQFAEGCDGIKEACKELQTPVVSGNVSLYNETDGVSVYPTPGIVSVGVNDDVAKNLPSIFTKDGVSVYVIGDTTGEFSASLYMKSLFNVVGGELKEIDYKKERAMWELVINANKKGILDFANSIGTGGIAITLAKMACLSKKGLDVKCNFSDERFIFDESFSRAVVGVLDEDKFIKMADEYKLKVQKIGSVGGNKFCIDGVCKDLSKISDVYFGEFEKIIKQDD; encoded by the coding sequence ATGGATAAAGCCACTGTTAAAGCACATAAAATCAGTGATTTGGAGTATGAAAATATTCTTAAAATTTTAGGAAGAGAACCTAATTTATTAGAGCTAGGTATCTTTTCTGCTATGTGGAGCGAACACTGTTCATATAAATCTAGTAAAAAATATCTAAATGGTTTCCCAACCAAAGCACCTTGGGTTATACAAGGACCAGGCGAAAATGCTGGTGTTATAGATATAGGAGATGGTTATGCTGCTATTTTTAAGATGGAAAGTCATAATCACCCAAGTTTTATAGAGCCATATCAAGGTGCTGCTACTGGAGTTGGTGGAATTTTAAGAGATGTATTTACTATGGGTGCTAGAGTTGTTGCAAATATGAACTCTCTTCGTTTTGGTAATATAATAGGGAATGATAGTGTTGCTAGGCATCATAGGTATTTGCTAAAAGGTTGTGTTTCTGGTATAGGACACTATGGTAACTGTATGGGTATACCAACTGTTGGTGGAGAGATCAGTTTTGATGAGAGTTTTAACGGCAATATCTTAGTAAATGCATTTGCACTCGGTGTTTGTAAAAATGATGAGATATTTTACGCTAAAGCCGAGGGTGTAGGAAACTCGGTTATGTATGTCGGTTCAAAAACTGGTAGAGATGGTCTTGGTGGTGCTGTTATGGCAAGCGATAGCTTTACAGATGAAAATAAAAGCCTTCGCCCTACTGTTCAAGTTGGTGATCCATTTGCTGAAAAATTATTACTTGAGGCTTGTTTGGAGCTTTTTAAGCATGATTATATAGTTGGAATTCAAGATATGGGTGCTGCTGGACTTACTAGTTCTAGTTTTGAAATGGCTGGTAATAGTGGTAGTGGTATGAAAATGCATCTTGATTTGGTGCCTATGCGTGAAGATAAAATGACTCCTTATGAGCTTATGCTTAGTGAATCTCAAGAAAGAATGCTTATTTGTGCAAAAAAAGGTTATGAGGATAAGATAAAAGAGATATTTAATAAGTGGGATTTAGATGCAGAGGTTATAGGAGAGGTTACAGATACTGGGAAAATGGAGCTATTTTGGCACAATGAATTAGTCGGAGAGATACCGATAGAGCCACTTTCAAATAGTGCACCTGTGTTAGATAGACCTACCAAAAAACCAAACTATATAGATGAGATAAAAGATATAAAATTAGAAAATTTTGAAAAAGTTTCAAATGAAATAGCTTTTGATAAATTGCTAAAAGATGTTCATGTTGTAAATAAGTCTTTTGTTTATGATCAATATGATGCTAATATACAAACAAATACAATAAAACAACCCGGATTTTTAGGTGCTAGCACAATAAGGGTTAAGCAAACAAAAAGAGCCATAGCAATGGCTGCTGAATGCTCCCCAAGACATAATTATGTGAATCCAAAAATAGGTGCTGCTATGGCTGTTGCTAGTAGCGGTAGAAAAATAGCAATGAGTGGTGCTATGCCACTTGCCATAACCGATTGTTTAAATTATGGAAATCCAGAAAATCCAGAGGTTATGTGGCAATTTGCTGAGGGTTGTGATGGTATAAAAGAGGCTTGCAAAGAGCTTCAAACTCCTGTTGTAAGTGGAAATGTTAGCCTTTATAATGAAACTGATGGCGTAAGTGTTTATCCTACCCCTGGTATCGTTAGTGTCGGTGTAAATGATGATGTAGCTAAAAACCTTCCTAGTATTTTTACCAAAGATGGCGTAAGTGTTTATGTTATAGGAGATACCACTGGCGAGTTTAGTGCTAGCTTGTATATGAAATCACTATTTAATGTGGTTGGTGGTGAGCTAAAAGAGATTGATTATAAAAAAGAAAGAGCTATGTGGGAGTTGGTTATAAATGCAAATAAAAAAGGAATTTTGGATTTTGCAAATTCAATAGGAACTGGTGGTATAGCTATTACACTAGCAAAAATGGCTTGTTTAAGCAAAAAAGGGCTAGATGTTAAATGTAATTTTTCTGATGAAAGATTTATCTTTGATGAGAGTTTTTCAAGGGCTGTTGTTGGTGTGCTGGATGAAGATAAATTTATTAAAATGGCTGATGAATATAAACTAAAAGTGCAAAAAATAGGCTCTGTTGGCGGGAATAAGTTTTGTATAGATGGTGTTTGTAAAGATTTAAGTAAAATTAGTGATGTTTATTTTGGTGAGTTTGAAAAGATAATAAAACAAGATGATTAA